A genomic stretch from Bradyrhizobium sp. 195 includes:
- a CDS encoding DUF433 domain-containing protein, translated as MTFTRITIDPTVCTGKPCIRGLRFPVARLLGLLAAGETRESVLNDYPYLEREDIDEALRYAAFLAEDEAVELPSTVPAS; from the coding sequence ATGACTTTCACGCGGATCACGATCGACCCTACGGTCTGCACCGGCAAGCCCTGCATTCGCGGGCTGCGTTTTCCTGTCGCACGGTTGCTCGGCCTGTTGGCGGCCGGCGAGACCCGGGAGTCGGTCCTCAACGATTACCCGTATCTCGAACGCGAAGACATCGATGAAGCGCTGCGCTACGCGGCCTTCCTCGCGGAAGACGAGGCTGTCGAGCTGCCCTCCACCGTCCCGGCATCGTGA
- a CDS encoding DUF5615 family PIN-like protein, giving the protein MPLSPALSRWLTERGHDAVHASEAGLHAASDIEIIERARREARTVVTADLDYPRLIATAGTDSPSLVLFRGGDWTEEGVRTPTGGGSIRSD; this is encoded by the coding sequence ATGCCGCTCTCGCCGGCGTTGTCGCGCTGGCTGACAGAGAGGGGGCATGATGCCGTTCACGCCTCCGAGGCTGGCCTTCATGCTGCGAGCGATATTGAGATCATCGAGCGCGCCAGGCGGGAGGCGCGTACGGTCGTGACAGCGGACCTCGACTATCCTCGTCTCATCGCAACCGCGGGCACCGACAGCCCAAGTCTCGTTCTCTTCCGAGGCGGCGATTGGACAGAAGAAGGTGTCCGAACGCCGACTGGCGGAGGTTCTATCCGCTCTGACTGA
- a CDS encoding Crp/Fnr family transcriptional regulator, which yields MSKQAEFAVILKMNAMFADLGTDELQRLSNLCHTQHLGNGEVLFQKGDPGDALFGVRRGQVRIETGASDGSRLTLNFMGPGDLFGEVAVLDGQNRTADATAGEASELFVLRREDFLSFLEREPKVAIKIIALLCQRIRWQSERMEESMLQPLPVRLARRLCALAADFGSEVHISQEQLGVFVGAARESVNRQLQAWRKEAILDLQRGRILLRNMNKLTAIARNE from the coding sequence ATGAGCAAGCAGGCCGAATTTGCGGTCATCCTGAAGATGAACGCGATGTTCGCGGATCTCGGTACAGACGAGCTCCAGCGGTTGTCCAATCTCTGTCACACCCAGCATCTGGGGAACGGCGAGGTGCTGTTCCAGAAGGGCGATCCCGGCGACGCGCTGTTCGGCGTGCGCCGCGGCCAGGTCCGCATCGAAACCGGCGCCTCCGACGGCAGCCGGCTGACGTTGAATTTCATGGGGCCGGGCGACCTGTTCGGCGAAGTCGCGGTGCTGGATGGCCAGAATCGCACCGCGGATGCGACCGCGGGCGAGGCCAGCGAATTGTTCGTGCTGCGGCGCGAAGATTTTCTCAGCTTCCTCGAACGCGAGCCGAAGGTCGCGATCAAGATCATCGCATTGCTCTGCCAGCGCATCCGCTGGCAGAGCGAGCGCATGGAGGAATCCATGCTGCAGCCGCTGCCGGTGCGTTTGGCGCGGCGGCTCTGCGCACTCGCCGCCGATTTCGGCTCCGAGGTGCACATCTCGCAGGAGCAGCTCGGCGTCTTCGTCGGCGCCGCCCGCGAGAGCGTCAACCGCCAGCTGCAGGCCTGGCGTAAAGAAGCGATCCTCGATCTCCAGCGCGGCCGGATATTGCTGCGGAACATGAACAAGCTGACCGCGATCGCGCGGAACGAGTAG